ATCTAttgaagttaaaataaaaaaaaatactagctAAAAAGAAATCTGGGTCAAAAATCATGCAAAATGTAATACAGAGACCAAAAATTATGAAAATGTCATTAAGAACTCACCTCCATAACTTTCATTTCATAGTCGCGTAATTGTTGTGCATACGTCATTTCCTTGTTTGAAACACGAAAAATGTATGTCGAAATCCACCCTATTGTAAGGCCCAATACCAACACCAACTGGACAACATTTCCAGCCTGCAGAGGATCAACTCCAAGGTACTGTAGACAACGTCACCATGAGCagtgttagagcacataaagtgcacaatttgttgtccgatgcaataattctaaaaggctgagaaattcgtacaattatgcttacgaagtttaagttcgtaagaactattaacttCGTACATATATGTCTTACGAagattaagttcgtaagaactattaagttagtaaggcccagcccgtttgtacgaatttgacagcccagtctgtttgtacaacctataaatataagtcttaggtcacgaatttaggttgatgatttagttgcaacatagagtcattcactaggttctcgaggtagagatctatacctcgagataccgcccaaactatcacgattggtctcaatgattgtaatccgtaatcattgtagatgttgttcatacggattcatcttgtaatcatatgattaatgatagtatttttgtgtttatctcctgttcttattatcttcgtgtgtgtttatcatgataataattaattaaccctaaagacgatcatagatggattccgcacatctatgattgttagatctcgtgttaatcgatccgggaacgtgctgaaacacaTTTTCACAAGCAGTTATAATATAATCGCAATGTTTGACTAAGCAACAGTTCTATAAAATATATGACATTCCATTATTTAGCCAAAAGTTTTACCCCTTTGTTGGATATCAAATCAGAACATAACCTAACCGTTCTTATGAGAATGGGATggaattgccacctctaataaATTACATAAGAAAGTAAACAACATATCCGTCTGATTTTGTTTTTCCATATCAACATTGAGCTAAATCCCAGAGTAAAGAGATTGCATAGAACTCATACAGGAAAGTAAATGAAGAGAGAAAGGTGAAGATACCTCTAATCCACTTTTTAGACCAATGCCAATAAAGGTAACCCCAAGTCCAATAAATATAACATCTTTTCGACTATACCCAAATGGTACCTGCAGATATAAAGCCAATATGAGATCAGAAACTTTGATAAAGGTAAAGATAACAGCTTTCGTGTTCTTCAAATATGTAACAGTTCTAATGAGTAATAGAGAGGGAAAGTTAAACTAGTAAAGTATGAAGATTTTCAAGTGTGTTTTATAGTGTGGCAGCTAGCATCACCCTCGGCATGTAAGTGAATCTGAAACCTATCTTTCTATCACTCACCTTTGTGCTTTTTACATCTTCATTTTCTTGGTCAACAATGATCTTATTCACAGAAAGTTTCGGGTCTTCAAGTGATTCTGGCTCTGTTTCAGATTTTTTTGCTACCTGCACAAGTTCACTTTGGAATTAGAACCtcttaatttttatgtttaatgagGTGGCAAATTGATTTTGGTGGGTCAAAAGCTAAAAGAAATCTTGTTTCATCGAACCAAGCCGTCATCGGATCGATATTTACACCCCATCCTCCCCAATTTAGTTcaaattttatcaaaagaagaagCTCAAACCTAATTATTTGATATACACCAATTAAAGAGAGTTTTTACAGACTCCATCTATCAACAGGTCCCCCCAAAACTTTTCCTAACTGCTTATGTATTGACTTCATACTGGTTAATTCATGTTTAGAGCATATGTAATGGTCACACCACCACACCAAGGTGGTGTGACACATCATCACCACTTCAGCACCGCATGAAAACCACACAACAACCACACCACATCCGTAACAACTACACCACaccatatttttatattaaatataacacactaaattaaagtaaaaactaaaattaaacatgtaaataaaaactttatttaatttaatttctgtAGCTATAAACGTATACACCAACCGATTTTTGTAATGTAAAATACTCGTATCATTTTCTTAccaaaaatgtataaaatttaagtaaatatgaAATCTATTAAAATCAGGGGTAAAAAATGGACATCTATAATCATTATGCAAACTCTTTCTACAACCTTCTACATTGCATCatcatcaaatacaaaaatcCACCAACACTATCCATTTTTAACACTTACATAACGAGCTGATGGTGGGCTGGAGTTATTGGAGGAGCCAAGGTACGTAATACTTGTATAGCCATTCTAACTAACCTATTAGTCTATTATTTACGATTTCTTCCATCTCTATCTTTCAAATTCTACTTtaatcttcttcatcatcatcaaaaatatttCTTCATTGAAAATGCCATCAGTagttacacatatatatacttcttgCTTGTAGCCGTTAAAAAccaatatgtatgtatatatatagtgaaatatAATGAAAGGACTCAACGATGTCCCCAACAATTTTCAGCGTTGAACAGAAGAGGTCGGGAACTCCACGCGGCAACGACACCAACATTGTAATGGGATGCCCCCAGGTCGTCGGGGTCGTTCCCTTCCACTTTGTCCACGGTGACTCCATTACAAATGCTCTTAGCAGATTAAATCCATaccatttagttatttatttatttacggTTACATAAATAcaaactagtataaatacataaactaaTTTAGTGGGTATAAGTTGAACTAACTAGTTGTTTACTTCTTTATCTTCTTCAATTGGCAATTAAATTAATCCAGCTTTGACGGCCACTAAGTTCTTAAATAATTATCTCGAACTCACAATTGGTTCCAAAACAAACCTTTGACGGCCGCtaagttgttaaataattatattacaaaactatttttaaCATCGGCTGGAGAGAGAAACTTGATGTGACGGCGTTTAAGATTAAGGGTTATGTCTTGAAAGTTCTTATTTCACATTTTATTTCAGATATTTATTAATATGTACTGTTTTTACTATAACAAGTGCCTCATTTAATCTAATCTAAATTTTGATTCGTATTATAAATTACCTATCTTCATTCCAGTAAAATGGTGCAGTAAATGATAGCCTATGTATGCACATTGTGTTTTCAACTAAATACTATGTCCAATCACGTACACAATTGTATATCATTCTTAACATTATCCAATAGGAGGAAATGGTGGATGAATAAGAACTATCAAGACAAGCTACAGCAGTACAGCTGAACCATCTCTTGATGTGAAATAATGTTAAACTATGTTTCTGAAGAATTCATGTGGTGTTTTGATCCAGATATTAGACACTTGTAGTAGACTACATGGCCAAAAGGATGTCCTTACACTTCAATTTTAGCTTCCTGCTATTATCTACAACTTACTAGAATTGTGAAATAAGTGAACTTATCCAGTTGAGGCGTCTTGATTGAAAATAAAGGATTCCCCCCATACAGACAAGATGTCAATCTTATATCTGTGCACGAGCCTATGCAAACTGGGTTAAAAGCGGTAGTTTTGTACTTGGTTCAGGGTGACCTCTAAAGTATAGAAATAAGCCTACATGGTTCACCATCAAATCAATTTTCAGTAATAATCAATGTAAAACATCTTTAATGGATGTAGTCAATATCTGTTTTTGGGCATTTGATAGCTGGCACGCTTATCCCTGTCACGTGGCAGTGGCAGGCTAATCTGTAGCTTGCAAATTTGACCAACAACAACAGTACCCACTCCCTGCATAAGCGGGGTATGGGGAAGGTGGGATGTAGATAGTCTTGCCTATACCCAAAGGTACAGAGACTGCCAGAAGGACCTCCGGCCAAACGGGTAAAGAACAGATGAGTGTAAAGTAATCATAACTGTCGGCAACGTATCACATGGTTACATTCATAATATATTAGAAATGACAGAGCACATACCATATAAGAGCCCATTTGGACTTATTAAACAACAGCATAAACGCATAGTAAACATAACATGTATAAAACAAAGCAGCAAAATAAGGATGGTATCATGCAaggcatacatacatataagtaGATATTAAAGTAGGAGGCATAATCAACCTATATTCCAAAGTAGCTTTGGCTAGCAGCTTGCAAAAAACCTAACCCTAAAACCCATAAAAGGGGGGCTTACCTACCCTATTCCTCTACACTAATCCTATTCCTCCAAATATCCTCTCAAAGGCATGTCCTCCAACAGGCAAAGCTCCATTGGGTCAAAAAACGCTAGAGTAACCTCCCAACTTGGTGTAGGCCTACTTCTTCACTGGGCCAAAACCATCTCAAGCTTtcaaatttgacccatttacttatattGAGAGTGGATGATTTAGGCTGTCTTCTATCTCAAAACGGTCAAATGGGTCTCAGATCAAAATATATAGCCTTACAAGAACTATCATTGTCATCTAGATTATCAAGAATGTCAGATGCTCTGTGATTACAACTTACAGAgggtcatttttttttttatttttttggattcTGGTTGTCTTTCTTTGATCTCCCACTCAGGTTGCAGCTGAGTTGCTGAAATCTACAAGACTTTAGGCATTTCATATGGACTCGGAAGACAGTTTAGACACTGTGGTATCGACTTTTATCATGTTTGAAAGGAGATTGGGTCTTTGGATTtccactcacatattaatattagcTATGCAATGCTTTTAGAAGTGTAGAAGTCAATGTAACTGGTTCAATCTATAAGTTCTTTAATGTTTAAGCTTCTCTTCTCTGTTGTTACCTTTCTACTACTAGATGTGTAAACAACTAAACTTTTTGCGTGTGGTCGAATGCAGTAAGCACTTCAAGGATACCTTAAAGGTCTATGAAAGAGGTGTGAAGATCTTTAATATGTGAAAAAACATTTGGATTATTTATctctcaaattttttcaaataaaatatggGAAATTCGAACATGAAAGGGCTAGAGGGATAGTTGAGCATGCGGTTGAGATGCTGTGTTTACTTGTTCTTCATCACCTTTGTTCACAAGGTTAACTTATTGGAAGATACTAATCTAAGGAACAATTTTGAGCGAGCTAAACGAGCCATGAGGGCTTATGATCAAGCAAAAAAGGTTACCCCAGCCAACCTACAGTCACACATGTATGAAATGTGTATAACTTGGGAGATATATGAGAAGGAAAATGTGTTTGATAGACATTCTGTTATCGATGCACTCAAGATTTGCATCAAGAATTCAGAATCTGAAAACAGTCTCAAACACTGAGCGTGCATCTAAAGTATACttactttattaattattaaagaaGTGTTTCTGCAAGACATAGCCAGGTATGCCtactttaatttgtttattaattatgtatttgtttttgtCGATTTATAAAGTTTATGATATACTTGCAACATCTAGGATGCACGCCCTCCCACTAGAAACTTGAGCACTGATTTCATTAGCAGTCTACCCAAAAAGTTGTCTCTTTCACTCTAGTCTCACATCTCTTTCTGTACATCACACGCTCTCATACACATGAGCTAACCTACAATACAACAATCCCTATTTATCTTTCAAACACAtcttaattttgtatttaaaaaaaaaaaaaaagaccatgcctttaaataaagaaaagaaaagaaaaatatgttacaaCTACTTCAGCTAGTACTGGATCGGgttgttgttggtggtggttggtGAAACAGTAATCGATGAATGGTGGTGGTCAAGGGCTGGTTTTAGTCGCCGGCAGTTGCTGCCATGGTGATGGTTGGTGGTTGTGCTCCAACAGAGATAGTTCCCAAAAGGAAATAGATTTATGGAGATATAAACAAAGAGAGATATAGCTTTTTTGTATGAAGCTTTTAATGAGAGCAACTATGGTGAATAGAGGGGAGATGAAATATATGTTACAGGGGTTTATATGCGGCGGAGGGGCTTTTGGTCATAATGTGTGAATTCCCAAAGAATTATAAACTTTCCTTCCACATATTGAACGAATTATACATTCATGATTTAAAGAACTTGATGGGAAATTCTTAATTCTAATTCCATCTCTTTGCTCAACCAAACATAGGAAATGGTTGGTG
The Erigeron canadensis isolate Cc75 chromosome 2, C_canadensis_v1, whole genome shotgun sequence DNA segment above includes these coding regions:
- the LOC122586382 gene encoding uncharacterized protein LOC122586382 codes for the protein MASMVSTMYTPTSSAVLFSSNSSKCSNRLLTLQSPLYLVTTRNRKTFRHMQQQVAKKSETEPESLEDPKLSVNKIIVDQENEDVKSTKVPFGYSRKDVIFIGLGVTFIGIGLKSGLEYLGVDPLQAGNVVQLVLVLGLTIGWISTYIFRVSNKEMTYAQQLRDYEMKVMEKRLEGLSEAELEALLEQVEEEKRLASSGNTDS